One Equus quagga isolate Etosha38 chromosome 5, UCLA_HA_Equagga_1.0, whole genome shotgun sequence genomic window carries:
- the UTP11 gene encoding probable U3 small nucleolar RNA-associated protein 11, with amino-acid sequence MAAAFRKAAKSRQREHRERSQPGFRKHLGLLEKKKDYKLRADDYRKKQEYLRTLRKKALEKNPDEFYYKMTRVKLQDGVHVIKETKEEVTPEQLKLMRTQDVKYIEMKRVAEAKKIERLKSELHLLDFQGKQQNKHVFFFDTKKEVEQFDVATHLRTAPELVDRVFNRPTIETLQKEKVKGVTYQTRLKRIAKERQKQYDCLTQRIEREKKLFVIAQKIQTRKDLLDKTRKVKVKKETVNSPAIYKFQSRRKR; translated from the exons ATGGCGGCGGCTTTTCGGAAGGCGGCCAAGTCCCGGCAGCGGGAACATCGAGAGCGAAGCCAG cCCGGCTTTCGAAAACATCTGGGCCtgttggagaaaaagaaagattacaaaCTTCGTGCAGA TGACTACCGAAAAAAGCAAGAATACCTCAGAACTCTCCGGAAGAAGGCTCTTGAAAAGAATCCAGATGAATTCTACTATAAAATGACTCGAGTTAAACTCCAG gaTGGAGTTCATGTTATTAAGGAGACTAAGGAAGAGGTGACTCCCGAACAGCTGAAACTGATGAGAACTCAGGATgtcaaatatatagaaatgaaaagggTGGCAGAAGCTAAG AAAATTGAAAGACTAAAATCAGAGCTCCATCTGCTGGATTTCCAGGGGAAGCAACAGAATAAGCATGTGTTCTTTTTTGACACCAAAAAGGAAG TTGAACAGTTTGATGTTGCAACTCACCTGCGAACAGCCCCGGAACTCGTCGACAGAGTCTTTAATAGACCCACGATAGAGACCTTgcagaaggagaaagtgaaaggaGTTACCTATCAGACTCGCCTTAAG CGGATAGCTAAAGAGAGGCAGAAGCAGTATGACTGCCTGACCCAGAGGATCGAGCGCGAGAAGAAATTGTTCGTTATCGCACAGAAAATTCAAACACGCAAAGATCTTCTG GATAAAACTCGGAAAGTAAAGGtgaagaaagaaacagtgaaCTCCCCAGCAATTTACAAATTTCAGAGTCGTCGAAAACGTTGA
- the FHL3 gene encoding four and a half LIM domains protein 3 isoform X2, with amino-acid sequence MSEAFDCAKCSESLYGRKYIQTDNGPYCVPCYDNTFANTCAECQQLIGHDSRELFYEDRHFHEGCFRCCRCQRSLADEPFTCQDSELLCNDCYCSAFSSQCSACGETVMPGSRKLEYGGQTWHEHCFLCSGCEQPLGSRSFVPDKGAHYCVPCYENKFAPRCARCSKTLTQGGVTYRDQPWHRECLVCTGCQTPLAGQQFTSRDDDPYCVACFGELFAPKCSSCKRPITGLGGGKYVSFEDRHWHHSCFSCTRCSTSLVGQGFVPDGDQVLCQGCSQAGP; translated from the exons ATGAGCGAGGCCTTCGACTGTGCAAAATGCAGCGAGTCCCTGTACGGCCGCAAATACATCCAGACAGACAACGGCCCCTACTGTGTGCCCTGCTATGACAACACCTTCGCCAACACCTGCGCTGAGTGTCAGCAGCTTATTGGGCATGACTCAAGG GAGCTGTTCTATGAAGACCGCCACTTCCACGAGGGCTGCTTCCGCTGCTGCCGCTGCCAGCGCTCCCTAGCCGATGAGCCCTTCACCTGCCAGGACAGCGAGCTGCTCTGCAATGACTGTTACTGCAGTGCCTTCTCCTCCCAGTGCTCCGCCTGTGGGGAAACCGTCATGCCCG GGTCCCGGAAGCTGGAGTATGGAGGCCAGACGTGGCATGAGCACTGCTTCCTGTGCAGTGGCTGTGAGCAGCCACTGGGCTCCCGGTCCTTTGTGCCCGACAAGGGTGCTCACTACTGCGTGCCCTGCTATGAGAACAAGTTCGCTCCTCGCTGCGCCCGCTGCAGCAAG ACACTGACACAGGGTGGCGTGACATACCGTGACCAGCCCTGGCATCGAGAATGCCTGGTCTGCACCGGGTGCCAGACACCCCTGGCAGGGCAGCAGTTCACCTCCCGGGATGATGACCCCTACTGTGTGGCCTGTTTTGGAGAACTCTTTGCACCCAAGTGCAGCAGTTGCAAGCGCCCCATCACAG GACTCGGGGGAGGCAAGTACGTGTCCTTTGAAGACCGCCACTGGCACCACAGCTGCTTCTCCTGCACCCGCTGCTCCACCTCCCTGGTTGGCCAAGGCTTCGTGCCAGACGGAGACCAAGTGCTGTGCCAGGGCTGCAGCCAGGCAGGGCCCTGA
- the FHL3 gene encoding four and a half LIM domains protein 3 isoform X1, translating into MQLEGSLRATMSEAFDCAKCSESLYGRKYIQTDNGPYCVPCYDNTFANTCAECQQLIGHDSRELFYEDRHFHEGCFRCCRCQRSLADEPFTCQDSELLCNDCYCSAFSSQCSACGETVMPGSRKLEYGGQTWHEHCFLCSGCEQPLGSRSFVPDKGAHYCVPCYENKFAPRCARCSKTLTQGGVTYRDQPWHRECLVCTGCQTPLAGQQFTSRDDDPYCVACFGELFAPKCSSCKRPITGLGGGKYVSFEDRHWHHSCFSCTRCSTSLVGQGFVPDGDQVLCQGCSQAGP; encoded by the exons ATGCAGCTGGAG GGCTCCCTCAGAGCCACCATGAGCGAGGCCTTCGACTGTGCAAAATGCAGCGAGTCCCTGTACGGCCGCAAATACATCCAGACAGACAACGGCCCCTACTGTGTGCCCTGCTATGACAACACCTTCGCCAACACCTGCGCTGAGTGTCAGCAGCTTATTGGGCATGACTCAAGG GAGCTGTTCTATGAAGACCGCCACTTCCACGAGGGCTGCTTCCGCTGCTGCCGCTGCCAGCGCTCCCTAGCCGATGAGCCCTTCACCTGCCAGGACAGCGAGCTGCTCTGCAATGACTGTTACTGCAGTGCCTTCTCCTCCCAGTGCTCCGCCTGTGGGGAAACCGTCATGCCCG GGTCCCGGAAGCTGGAGTATGGAGGCCAGACGTGGCATGAGCACTGCTTCCTGTGCAGTGGCTGTGAGCAGCCACTGGGCTCCCGGTCCTTTGTGCCCGACAAGGGTGCTCACTACTGCGTGCCCTGCTATGAGAACAAGTTCGCTCCTCGCTGCGCCCGCTGCAGCAAG ACACTGACACAGGGTGGCGTGACATACCGTGACCAGCCCTGGCATCGAGAATGCCTGGTCTGCACCGGGTGCCAGACACCCCTGGCAGGGCAGCAGTTCACCTCCCGGGATGATGACCCCTACTGTGTGGCCTGTTTTGGAGAACTCTTTGCACCCAAGTGCAGCAGTTGCAAGCGCCCCATCACAG GACTCGGGGGAGGCAAGTACGTGTCCTTTGAAGACCGCCACTGGCACCACAGCTGCTTCTCCTGCACCCGCTGCTCCACCTCCCTGGTTGGCCAAGGCTTCGTGCCAGACGGAGACCAAGTGCTGTGCCAGGGCTGCAGCCAGGCAGGGCCCTGA